From the Montipora capricornis isolate CH-2021 chromosome 2, ASM3666992v2, whole genome shotgun sequence genome, one window contains:
- the LOC138028590 gene encoding uncharacterized protein — protein sequence MGLSVLQNGKIPHFLPEEVLNEIVQGPSLSSCIKYLQKGLQKIGILQLMMRLPIFLYLFRPSDGTGLSVKKLIHLLAPTFDEEGSNSRKHQKEVYNAFIRYIREVSAGRRVMGSVNITLGHILQFVCGTDEEPVLGFAKSPGILFVPIDIAFLPTANTCVNILNLPYPSATVTLPSDEALFNLYDYAFASAFFGTV from the coding sequence ATGGGTCTTAGTGTCCTTCAAAATGGTAAAATTCCACACTTTCTTCCTGAAGAAGTACTGAATGAAATTGTTCAAGGGCCTTCATTGTCATCATGCATTAAATATCTGCAGAAGGGTTTACAGAAGATTGGAATTCTCCAACTGATGATGAGGCTACCCATATTTCTGTACTTGTTCAGGCCTTCAGATGGAACTGGTCTCAGTGTCAAGAAACTGATACATCTGTTGGCTCCTACATTTGATGAAGAAGGTTCAAATTCTAGAAAGCATCAGAAAGAAGTGTATAATGCCTTCATCAGGTACATTAGAGAAGTCTCTGCAGGGCGGAGAGTTATGGGATCAGTGAACATCACTCTTGGCCACATTTTACAATTTGTTTGTGGGACTGATGAAGAACCTGTCCTAGGATTTGCAAAGTCTCCTGGGATCCTATTTGTTCCTATTGATATCGCCTTTTTACCCACAGCAAACACATGTGTAAATATTCTCAATCTACCATACCCCAGTGCAACTGTCACTCTTCCCTCAGATGAAGCACTTTTTAATCTCTATGATTATGCTTTCGCTAGTGCTTTTTTTGGAACTGTTTAA